Proteins encoded together in one Corynebacterium liangguodongii window:
- the atpA gene encoding F0F1 ATP synthase subunit alpha, translating into MLEQSTESRKNMAELTISSDEIRSAIANYTSSYSAEASREEVGVVTSAADGIAQVSGLPGCMTNELLEFPNGVIGVAQNLETDRIGVVVLGNFETLSEGDEVKRTGEVLSIPVGENFLGRVINPLGQPIDGLGPIESNEERALELQAAGVLDRQPVEEPMATGLKAIDAMTPIGRGQRQLIIGDRKTGKTAVCIDTILNQKAFWETGDPSKQVRCIYVAIGQKGSTIAGVRRTLEERGALEYTTIVAAPASDSAGFKWLAPFSAAALGQHWMYQGKHVLVIYDDLTKQAEAYRAISLLLRRPPGREAYPGDVFYLHSRLLERAAKLNDELGAGSLTALPIIETKANDVGAFIPTNVISITDGQCFLQSDLFNQGVRPAIDVGISVSRVGGAAQTKGMKKVAGNLRLDLAAYRDLEAFAAFASDLDSASKRQLERGQRLVELLKQAENSPQSVEFQIISIWLANEGVFDVVPVADVRRYEAELHEHIRSTAPEVYEQIAGGAPLDDASKETLRRVNEDFARGFRSSEGETVVREPEAEPLDSGEVKKHQLNVNRSK; encoded by the coding sequence ATGCTGGAACAATCTACCGAGAGCAGGAAGAACATGGCGGAGCTGACGATCTCCTCCGATGAGATCCGTAGCGCGATAGCGAACTACACCTCGAGCTACTCTGCGGAGGCCTCCCGTGAGGAGGTCGGCGTGGTGACTTCGGCCGCAGACGGCATTGCCCAGGTTTCCGGGCTGCCGGGCTGCATGACGAACGAGCTGCTCGAGTTCCCTAACGGTGTCATCGGCGTTGCCCAAAACCTCGAGACCGATCGAATCGGCGTCGTGGTGCTGGGCAACTTCGAAACCCTCTCCGAGGGCGACGAAGTCAAAAGGACCGGAGAGGTCCTATCCATCCCGGTCGGGGAGAACTTCCTCGGCCGTGTCATCAACCCCCTGGGCCAGCCGATCGACGGCCTCGGCCCGATCGAATCAAACGAAGAGCGTGCGCTCGAGCTGCAGGCGGCCGGCGTGCTTGACCGCCAGCCGGTCGAGGAGCCCATGGCGACCGGCCTGAAGGCCATCGACGCCATGACGCCGATCGGCCGCGGCCAGCGCCAGCTCATCATCGGCGACCGCAAGACCGGCAAGACCGCGGTGTGCATTGACACCATCTTGAACCAGAAGGCTTTCTGGGAAACCGGTGACCCGTCGAAGCAGGTCCGCTGCATCTACGTCGCCATCGGCCAGAAGGGCTCGACCATCGCCGGTGTGCGCCGCACACTCGAGGAGCGCGGCGCGCTGGAGTACACCACGATCGTGGCTGCCCCGGCCTCCGACTCTGCCGGCTTTAAGTGGCTCGCCCCGTTCTCGGCGGCGGCCCTGGGCCAGCACTGGATGTACCAGGGCAAGCACGTCCTCGTCATCTACGATGACCTGACGAAGCAGGCCGAGGCCTACCGCGCGATTTCCCTGCTGCTGCGCCGCCCGCCGGGCCGCGAGGCGTACCCGGGCGACGTGTTCTACCTGCACTCTCGCCTTCTGGAGCGCGCTGCGAAGCTGAACGACGAGCTCGGTGCCGGTTCGCTGACTGCCCTGCCGATCATCGAGACCAAGGCCAACGACGTGGGCGCGTTCATCCCGACAAACGTCATCTCCATTACCGACGGCCAGTGCTTCTTGCAGTCCGACCTGTTCAACCAGGGCGTGCGCCCGGCCATCGACGTGGGTATCTCCGTTTCCCGCGTCGGCGGCGCCGCGCAGACCAAGGGCATGAAGAAGGTCGCCGGTAACCTGCGTCTCGACCTCGCTGCGTACCGCGACCTCGAGGCCTTCGCCGCGTTCGCTTCCGACCTCGATTCCGCCTCGAAGCGCCAGCTCGAGCGCGGCCAGCGCCTCGTCGAGCTGCTCAAGCAGGCCGAGAACAGCCCGCAGTCGGTTGAGTTCCAGATCATCTCGATCTGGCTCGCCAACGAGGGTGTCTTCGACGTCGTTCCCGTCGCAGACGTCCGCCGCTACGAGGCCGAACTGCACGAGCACATCCGCTCTACCGCCCCGGAGGTCTACGAGCAGATCGCCGGTGGCGCGCCCCTCGACGACGCCTCGAAGGAGACCCTGCGTCGCGTCAACGAGGATTTCGCGCGCGGGTTCCGCTCCTCTGAGGGCGAGACCGTGGTGCGCGAGCCGGAGGCGGAGCCGCTCGACTCCGGCGAGGTTAAGAAGCACCAGCTCAACGTCAACCGCTCCAAGTAA
- a CDS encoding F0F1 ATP synthase subunit gamma has translation MATLRELRDRIRSVNSTKKITKAQELIATSQITKAQQRVEAAKPYADEMQRVMERLAAASSLDHPMLHERENGRVAAILVVTSDRGMAGGYNHNVLKKAAELERMLTDAGYEVVRYVTGGKGVTHYKFRSQEIAGAWTGWSQQPTWKDTHDVRTHIVDGFLAGSDSTVQWREGVNAPEGQAVRGFDQVHVVYTEFVSMLAQEAVVHQLLPIEPVLEEFTYEQEDLLTTSGEVAPDMEFEPDADTLMEKLLPAYVSRTLYSMFLESSASESASRRTAMKNATDNATELANNLSREANQARQAQITQEITEIIGGAGALADSGESD, from the coding sequence ATGGCAACACTTCGCGAATTGCGCGACCGGATCCGGTCCGTGAACTCCACGAAGAAGATCACCAAGGCCCAGGAGTTGATCGCGACATCGCAGATCACCAAGGCCCAGCAGCGCGTCGAGGCGGCCAAGCCGTACGCAGACGAGATGCAACGAGTCATGGAACGCCTCGCGGCCGCGAGCTCCCTCGACCACCCCATGCTCCACGAGCGTGAAAACGGTCGGGTCGCGGCGATCCTCGTGGTCACCTCGGATCGCGGTATGGCTGGCGGCTACAACCACAACGTGTTGAAGAAGGCCGCCGAGCTCGAGCGCATGCTTACCGACGCCGGCTACGAGGTTGTCCGCTACGTCACCGGCGGCAAGGGCGTGACACACTACAAGTTCCGCAGCCAGGAGATCGCCGGGGCGTGGACCGGGTGGTCCCAGCAGCCGACGTGGAAGGACACCCACGACGTACGCACCCACATCGTCGATGGCTTCCTCGCCGGTTCTGACTCGACGGTGCAGTGGCGCGAAGGCGTCAACGCGCCCGAGGGCCAGGCCGTCCGCGGCTTCGATCAGGTCCACGTTGTCTACACGGAGTTCGTCTCCATGCTCGCGCAGGAAGCGGTTGTCCACCAGCTGCTCCCGATCGAGCCGGTGCTCGAGGAGTTCACCTACGAGCAAGAGGATCTCTTGACGACGTCTGGTGAGGTCGCCCCGGACATGGAGTTCGAGCCGGATGCCGATACCTTGATGGAGAAGCTTCTTCCGGCCTACGTCTCCAGGACGCTCTACTCGATGTTCTTGGAGTCCTCCGCCTCGGAATCGGCGTCTCGCCGCACCGCAATGAAGAACGCGACCGACAACGCGACGGAGTTGGCCAACAACCTCTCGCGTGAGGCTAACCAAGCCCGTCAGGCACAAATCACCCAGGAAATCACCGAGATTATCGGCGGCGCTGGCGCGCTGGCCGATAGTGGAGAAAGTGACTAA